Proteins encoded in a region of the uncultured Paludibaculum sp. genome:
- a CDS encoding CpsB/CapC family capsule biosynthesis tyrosine phosphatase — protein sequence MVDIHSHVLPGIDDGSKSMEETVEMIRMAREHGTTLLVASPHADTQYSYDSTHIEELLAEARAFAGPGIELVRGCDFHLMFDNIEAALRQPMHYTINQKGYLLMELSDLTIFPNTGDLWSQLEDAGMTIVLTHPERNPLLRQRLELIQEWVGQGRYMQVTGQSLLGLFGKKAQEFARQLLDLGLVHFIASDAHDLQGRPPRLDQAFQWISENYSPRLAELLCVEHPAAAVRGEALDLSEFPPPLMPRKTGFWSKLFKR from the coding sequence ATGGTTGATATCCACTCTCACGTCCTGCCGGGCATCGACGACGGGTCAAAATCGATGGAAGAGACCGTCGAGATGATCCGCATGGCAAGGGAACACGGCACGACCCTGCTGGTCGCTTCCCCGCACGCCGATACCCAATACTCCTACGACTCCACACATATCGAAGAACTGTTGGCCGAAGCGCGGGCTTTTGCGGGTCCAGGAATTGAGCTGGTCCGCGGCTGCGACTTCCATCTGATGTTCGACAACATCGAGGCCGCCCTGCGCCAGCCGATGCACTACACCATCAACCAGAAGGGCTACCTGCTGATGGAGCTGTCCGACCTCACGATCTTTCCCAATACGGGTGATCTGTGGAGCCAACTGGAAGACGCGGGCATGACGATCGTGCTGACGCACCCTGAGCGGAACCCATTGCTTCGTCAACGGCTTGAGCTGATTCAGGAGTGGGTGGGCCAGGGCCGCTATATGCAGGTGACTGGGCAGTCGCTGCTGGGTTTGTTCGGGAAGAAAGCCCAGGAATTCGCACGTCAATTGCTGGACCTCGGTCTGGTCCATTTCATCGCCTCGGACGCGCACGACTTGCAGGGCCGCCCGCCGCGCCTCGACCAAGCCTTTCAATGGATTAGTGAGAACTATTCACCGCGCCTGGCCGAGTTGCTCTGCGTCGAGCACCCGGCCGCCGCCGTGCGTGGAGAGGCGCTCGATCTTTCTGAGTTTCCGCCGCCGCTCATGCCCAGAAAGACGGGCTTCTGGTCGAAGCTGTTCAAACGGTAA
- a CDS encoding PRC-barrel domain-containing protein, translating to MQASKIKKLDSDKRFRRVLAASTLAGDKVRNTLGEDLGKIDEIMIDIPTGRVAYAVLSFGGILRMGNKLFAVPWSSLRVDEDEKCFILDVDTKMLETAPGFDKDNWPDMADAGWGAEIFSYYHAIPYWDDAGGRISRGAGR from the coding sequence ATGCAAGCCAGCAAAATCAAGAAGCTAGATTCTGACAAGAGATTCCGCCGCGTTCTCGCGGCCAGCACTCTCGCCGGCGACAAAGTGCGGAACACGCTTGGCGAAGACCTAGGCAAAATCGACGAAATCATGATCGACATCCCGACGGGGCGTGTCGCCTACGCGGTCCTGTCGTTTGGCGGCATTCTGCGCATGGGGAACAAGCTGTTCGCCGTTCCGTGGAGCTCACTTCGCGTCGATGAAGACGAGAAGTGCTTCATCCTCGATGTGGACACCAAGATGTTGGAGACCGCTCCCGGCTTCGACAAAGACAATTGGCCCGACATGGCCGATGCCGGGTGGGGCGCCGAGATCTTCAGCTACTACCACGCGATACCGTATTGGGATGATGCGGGCGGCAGGATATCGCGCGGCGCGGGCAGGTGA
- a CDS encoding TonB-dependent receptor, with the protein MAQHSRRPLRLALVTALTVSLALVAQAPVGSLRLEVRDSSGAAVAAGGLLESLTTGFRRSFQCDERGGYTVSGLPIGRYRLRIAKDGFTTSTEVIEISSASPLTRAVSLTIGPSSYAVSVVSTTPLAGLDRPLDEIPSPAQTATDRDIRNSGALDVPDFLNRRLSNVYLNEIQGNPMQPDLNYRGYTASPLLGTPQGVSVYMDGVRLNQPFGDVVSWDLIPRVAVAEMAMLAGSDPLFGLNTLGGALSLRTKDGISHPGTSIQLSGGSFGRKMADIEHGGSTAKGLNWYLASSLFFEDGWRESSPSNVRQFLGKIGWQRERTSVGLTLAYANNALIGNGLQEQRLLERDYGSVYTKPDQTANRSPFVNLQLRHSFSNVVTFSGNAYFRHIRSRTMNGDINEDSLDQSIYQPSAAERAALTAAGYSGFPASGATAQNTPFPSWRCIANVLLNDEPGEKCNGLINATASQQRNYGVSGQVSWMGRIGSNRNQLTAGAAYDGNSVGFHQSTELGYLAPDRSVIGTGAYADGVTGGDVDGEPLDNRVNLSGRIHSASLFATNTLTVADRLNLTFSGRFNRTTIDNKDQLVPLAGSGSLTGKHDFSRFNPAIGATYRVAGPVSIYGGFTQGNRAPTSIELGCADPATPCKLPNSMAGDPPLKQVVTGTFEAGLRGGGEHGFRWSAGWFRATNHDDILFVASEQTGFGYFKNFDTTRRQGLELDGSARVGRVTVGGGYTFLHATFESTEIVNGSGNSSNDLARTVSPGLEGPIEIQPGSHIPLIPSHLVKAYADVQVTSKLLVDVGVAGVSSSYARGNENNQHQPDGTYYVGPGRSPGYGVVNLGARYSVHRLVELFVQVNNLFDRRYYSGAQLGPSGFTPEGSFVARPFPAASNGEYPVRQSTFYAPGAPRGAWVGLRFRF; encoded by the coding sequence ATGGCCCAGCATTCACGGCGCCCGTTGCGCCTGGCTCTTGTCACTGCACTGACGGTCTCGCTCGCCCTCGTTGCCCAAGCTCCGGTGGGGAGTCTCCGGCTCGAGGTCAGAGACTCGTCGGGCGCCGCCGTTGCGGCGGGCGGTCTATTGGAGAGCCTGACCACCGGCTTCCGCCGCAGCTTCCAATGCGATGAGCGGGGCGGCTACACCGTCTCCGGGCTGCCAATCGGGCGTTACCGGTTGCGCATCGCGAAGGACGGCTTCACGACATCCACGGAGGTCATCGAAATCTCGTCGGCAAGTCCGTTGACACGTGCTGTGAGCCTGACGATTGGCCCGTCCTCCTACGCGGTCTCGGTTGTGAGCACGACTCCGCTCGCCGGCCTCGACCGGCCTCTGGATGAGATTCCGTCCCCGGCCCAAACGGCGACGGATCGTGATATCCGAAACAGCGGAGCGCTGGACGTCCCGGACTTCCTGAACCGGCGCCTGTCCAATGTCTATCTGAACGAGATTCAAGGGAATCCGATGCAACCGGATCTGAACTACCGCGGTTACACGGCTTCGCCGCTGCTGGGGACGCCGCAGGGCGTTTCGGTCTATATGGACGGAGTCCGCCTGAACCAACCCTTCGGTGACGTTGTCAGTTGGGACCTCATCCCCCGAGTGGCGGTGGCCGAGATGGCAATGCTTGCCGGCTCCGATCCCCTGTTCGGTCTGAACACACTGGGTGGCGCACTCTCGCTGCGGACCAAGGATGGCATCAGTCACCCCGGAACATCGATTCAGTTGAGCGGGGGCAGTTTTGGCCGCAAGATGGCGGACATCGAGCATGGCGGATCCACCGCCAAGGGCTTGAACTGGTACCTGGCGAGCAGCCTGTTCTTCGAGGATGGATGGCGCGAGTCGTCACCGTCGAATGTGCGGCAGTTCCTGGGCAAGATCGGGTGGCAGCGCGAGCGCACTTCCGTCGGGCTCACTCTGGCCTATGCAAACAACGCACTGATTGGGAACGGCCTGCAGGAACAACGGCTGCTGGAGCGCGACTACGGCAGCGTCTATACGAAGCCGGATCAGACTGCCAACCGGTCGCCGTTTGTGAATCTGCAGTTGCGGCACAGCTTCTCGAACGTGGTGACCTTCTCGGGCAATGCGTACTTCCGTCACATCCGTTCCCGGACGATGAATGGCGACATCAACGAGGATTCGCTCGATCAGTCGATCTATCAGCCCAGTGCGGCGGAGAGGGCGGCCTTGACCGCGGCTGGCTATTCCGGGTTCCCGGCATCAGGCGCCACCGCGCAGAACACACCCTTCCCATCCTGGCGCTGCATCGCGAACGTCCTCCTCAACGATGAGCCAGGCGAAAAGTGCAATGGACTGATCAACGCCACGGCATCGCAACAGCGGAACTACGGCGTCTCCGGGCAGGTGAGCTGGATGGGTCGCATTGGGTCGAACCGCAATCAGCTGACGGCCGGGGCGGCGTACGACGGGAACAGTGTCGGCTTCCACCAGTCGACCGAACTCGGCTATCTGGCACCCGACCGGAGTGTGATTGGCACCGGGGCCTATGCCGATGGTGTGACCGGCGGCGACGTGGACGGCGAACCTCTCGACAACCGCGTGAACCTCTCCGGGCGGATCCACAGTGCGAGCCTCTTCGCCACAAACACATTGACCGTCGCGGACCGCCTGAACCTGACCTTCTCAGGCCGTTTCAACCGCACCACCATCGACAACAAAGACCAGCTCGTACCGCTGGCAGGCAGCGGCTCGCTCACTGGCAAGCATGACTTCAGCCGATTTAACCCGGCAATTGGCGCAACCTATCGGGTCGCCGGACCGGTCAGCATCTATGGCGGATTTACGCAAGGCAATCGCGCGCCCACGTCCATTGAGCTCGGCTGCGCCGATCCGGCAACGCCCTGCAAACTGCCGAACTCCATGGCCGGCGATCCCCCCTTGAAGCAGGTGGTGACCGGCACATTCGAGGCGGGCTTGCGGGGCGGCGGCGAACACGGCTTTCGCTGGAGCGCGGGGTGGTTCCGGGCCACCAACCACGACGACATTCTCTTTGTCGCGTCCGAACAGACCGGGTTCGGCTATTTCAAGAACTTCGACACCACACGTCGGCAAGGCCTGGAACTCGACGGAAGTGCGAGAGTGGGCCGCGTGACCGTTGGGGGCGGCTACACCTTTCTGCACGCAACGTTCGAGAGCACCGAAATCGTCAACGGCAGTGGAAACAGCAGCAACGATCTGGCACGGACGGTCTCGCCCGGGTTGGAAGGCCCGATCGAGATCCAGCCGGGCAGCCACATCCCGCTGATTCCGAGCCATCTGGTGAAGGCCTATGCCGACGTGCAGGTCACCTCGAAGCTGCTGGTGGATGTCGGCGTAGCCGGCGTGTCGAGTTCGTACGCGCGGGGGAACGAAAACAACCAACACCAGCCGGACGGGACATACTACGTCGGACCAGGGCGGTCTCCGGGCTATGGAGTCGTGAACCTGGGTGCGCGATACAGCGTACACCGGCTCGTGGAGCTGTTCGTCCAGGTCAACAATCTGTTCGACCGCCGCTATTACAGCGGCGCGCAGTTGGGGCCCTCTGGATTCACACCGGAAGGGAGCTTTGTAGCCCGGCCGTTTCCGGCTGCTTCGAACGGAGAATACCCGGTGCGGCAGTCGACGTTCTATGCGCCGGGTGCGCCGCGGGGTGCCTGGGTGGGACTGCGGTTCCGATTCTAG
- a CDS encoding HD domain-containing phosphohydrolase, which translates to MTRQAQIYKSAILLLGLALAARMSITASGGNDRLFLAYLGLTVVTSLLRLGVPTAAGTISIGFVFILAGLAQLSLGQTVTIGITGTIIHHLRDTKARIDWLAAAFQAAVVVLGIAAAQFAFVHIRLLLPEGGLAAALPLAGTVLFLVTAFPLAAATALKERELLRRVWHNRFLWSLPYYLAGAALAGLLVAVARLPLWQAALIILPLLLLVYRAYGLQIDALARERLHAEELATLQLSMVEALALTVESKEMKAVDSLHRMAAYAVHLGRELGLKEPELRSLRTAAVLHDIGQVAVPDHIIMKPGRLTPEEYERLKVHPDVGGDIIERASFPYAVAPIVRAHHEHWDGSGYPLGLKGNQIPLEARVLAAVDTFVALRSERHYRRALPTEKAMAIVRREAGRVLDPDVVAALDRIYQVLDDEEKMAPNPSEHRVAIKDGQLQTIPEPAEATPAFLATIAAARQEEQSLLEFTQILGSSLNLHETLSAISRRFRRQIPFDTLVLYLCKEQRLEASFIDGENFTLFSGLSIAKGEGLSAGVAERRKPLLNGDPATEPFGGRSPEKAARLRSAMAVPLEGPHGVVGVLTFYAEKREAFTQSQLGLLLALTPKLAVTVENSLRFKQAENQASFDFLTGLPNAGSLFLHLQNELSRSARNDSELAVLVCDLDGFKQVNDRFGHLIGNDLLKAVAAGFKDTCREYDFVARLGGDEFVIVLPGATDEAVKTRRKRFSDMVEKAAFDLCTERVASLSVGVAFFPADGRSAEELLAKADGLMYQDKSERKALRTGMAPQAAHS; encoded by the coding sequence ATGACCAGACAGGCACAGATCTACAAGTCCGCAATCCTTCTGTTGGGCCTGGCCCTGGCTGCCCGCATGAGCATTACTGCTTCGGGCGGCAATGATCGGTTATTCCTGGCCTACCTGGGACTTACCGTCGTGACGTCGTTGCTGCGCCTGGGCGTGCCCACGGCCGCCGGCACGATTTCCATCGGGTTCGTTTTCATTCTGGCGGGCCTGGCCCAATTGAGCCTGGGACAGACGGTGACGATTGGCATCACCGGCACCATCATTCACCACCTGAGGGACACCAAAGCCAGAATCGATTGGCTGGCGGCTGCCTTCCAGGCGGCGGTCGTAGTGCTTGGCATCGCGGCGGCGCAGTTCGCGTTCGTCCACATCCGCCTGCTGTTGCCCGAGGGTGGCCTCGCCGCGGCATTGCCCCTGGCCGGCACAGTCCTATTCCTGGTGACGGCGTTCCCCCTGGCGGCCGCAACAGCCCTCAAGGAGCGCGAGCTCCTGCGAAGGGTCTGGCACAACCGGTTCCTGTGGTCACTACCCTACTATCTGGCCGGTGCGGCTCTGGCCGGCCTGCTCGTCGCGGTGGCCCGGCTCCCCCTGTGGCAGGCGGCGTTGATTATCCTGCCGCTGCTGCTGCTGGTCTACAGGGCCTACGGCCTGCAGATCGATGCGCTGGCACGGGAGCGTCTGCACGCCGAAGAGTTGGCCACACTGCAGCTCAGCATGGTCGAGGCACTGGCTCTAACCGTTGAATCCAAAGAGATGAAGGCCGTCGACAGCCTGCACCGCATGGCCGCCTACGCGGTCCACCTGGGGCGGGAACTGGGCTTGAAGGAACCAGAACTACGGTCTCTGCGCACCGCCGCGGTGTTGCATGATATCGGGCAGGTCGCGGTACCCGACCACATCATCATGAAGCCCGGCCGGTTGACGCCTGAAGAGTACGAGCGGCTGAAGGTGCATCCGGATGTGGGCGGCGACATTATTGAACGGGCCAGCTTCCCCTATGCCGTAGCGCCAATTGTCCGCGCCCATCATGAGCATTGGGATGGCAGTGGCTATCCGCTGGGCCTGAAAGGCAACCAGATTCCGCTGGAGGCCCGCGTCCTGGCGGCCGTCGATACATTCGTGGCCCTCCGCTCCGAGCGCCACTACCGGAGGGCCCTGCCCACAGAGAAGGCGATGGCTATTGTGCGCAGAGAGGCGGGACGGGTTCTGGACCCCGACGTGGTGGCGGCACTGGATCGCATCTATCAGGTGCTGGACGACGAGGAAAAGATGGCGCCCAACCCATCGGAGCACCGTGTGGCGATCAAGGATGGGCAGCTTCAGACCATACCGGAGCCGGCGGAAGCGACACCAGCCTTCCTGGCCACCATCGCTGCCGCCCGTCAGGAAGAACAGTCGCTGCTGGAGTTCACGCAGATCCTGGGCAGTTCGCTCAATCTCCACGAGACCCTCTCAGCCATCTCCAGGCGGTTTCGCAGACAGATCCCGTTCGACACTCTGGTGCTCTACCTCTGCAAGGAGCAGCGGCTGGAGGCCTCCTTCATCGACGGCGAAAACTTCACGCTGTTCAGCGGGCTGAGCATCGCCAAGGGTGAGGGGCTCAGTGCCGGTGTAGCGGAACGCCGCAAACCACTGCTGAACGGCGATCCGGCGACCGAACCCTTCGGCGGGCGCTCACCGGAGAAGGCGGCCCGGCTGCGGTCGGCCATGGCCGTACCCTTGGAGGGCCCCCATGGTGTTGTCGGGGTTCTGACCTTCTACGCGGAGAAGCGCGAGGCATTCACACAGTCGCAATTGGGCCTGCTGCTGGCACTGACGCCGAAACTAGCCGTAACGGTAGAGAACTCACTGCGATTCAAGCAGGCGGAAAACCAGGCATCCTTCGACTTCCTGACCGGTCTGCCCAACGCCGGCTCGCTCTTCCTGCATTTGCAGAATGAGCTGTCGCGCTCGGCCCGCAACGACTCCGAACTAGCCGTGCTCGTCTGCGACCTGGATGGCTTCAAGCAGGTGAACGACCGCTTCGGCCATCTCATCGGCAACGACCTCCTCAAGGCCGTCGCCGCTGGCTTCAAGGACACATGCCGCGAATACGACTTCGTTGCCCGCCTGGGCGGCGATGAGTTTGTCATCGTTCTGCCTGGCGCGACAGACGAAGCCGTCAAAACTCGCCGCAAACGATTCTCGGACATGGTGGAGAAGGCGGCGTTCGATCTGTGCACCGAGCGAGTAGCATCACTCAGCGTCGGCGTCGCGTTCTTCCCGGCGGATGGACGCTCCGCCGAAGAACTGCTCGCCAAGGCCGACGGCCTAATGTACCAGGACAAGTCCGAAAGGAAAGCACTCCGTACGGGCATGGCGCCTCAGGCCGCTCACTCCTGA
- a CDS encoding sigma-70 family RNA polymerase sigma factor codes for MSEFSWTQIARIIAIQEKEDSGGSHEEVVRFFLELRTPLLRYLHTMGLPAGDGEDVVQEAFLALFRHLLDGKPRDNLHGWVFRVARNLALKRLQRVGTSADAAGFASLADPAANPEQQAVRNQQGRAIQAVISALPELDRQCLYLRAEGLRYRDIAQVLDVSVGSVALALSRALDRLARAAQR; via the coding sequence ATGTCTGAATTCTCCTGGACCCAGATTGCCCGAATCATCGCTATACAGGAGAAGGAGGACTCCGGCGGCTCACACGAAGAAGTGGTCCGCTTCTTCCTTGAGCTGCGGACTCCGCTGCTTCGCTACCTCCACACCATGGGACTGCCCGCCGGCGACGGCGAGGATGTCGTGCAGGAGGCATTTCTTGCGCTCTTCCGCCATCTGCTCGATGGCAAGCCACGTGACAACCTCCACGGATGGGTCTTCCGCGTGGCCCGCAATCTCGCGTTGAAGCGCCTGCAGCGAGTCGGAACCTCGGCGGACGCCGCCGGCTTTGCCTCGCTGGCCGACCCGGCTGCGAATCCTGAACAACAAGCGGTCCGCAATCAACAGGGGCGCGCCATCCAGGCCGTGATCTCCGCCCTGCCCGAACTCGACCGGCAGTGCCTCTATCTGCGGGCCGAAGGGCTCAGGTATCGCGACATCGCCCAGGTGCTTGATGTCTCCGTCGGTTCGGTGGCGCTGGCGCTCAGCCGGGCATTGGACCGGCTTGCCCGCGCGGCACAACGGTGA